In the genome of Tsukamurella paurometabola DSM 20162, the window CGGGGGAGGCCGCGCACTACACCGGTGGCCTGCTCAAGATCCACCACGCCGAGGTGTTCATCGGTGTGTTCATCGGTGCGGTCACCTTCACCGGTTCGATCGTCGCGTACCTCAAGCTCTCGGCGAAGATGAAGTCGGCGCCGCTGGTGCTGCCCGGCAAGAACTACATCAACATCGGTGCGCTGGTGCTGTTCGCCGTGTTCACCGTGTGGTTCGTGATCGACCAGCAGCTGTGGCTGCTGATCGCCGTCACCGTGATCGCCCTGCTGCTCGGCTGGCACCTCGTCGCCTCCATCGGCGGCGGCGACATGCCGGTCGTGGTGTCGATGCTCAACAGCTACTCGGGCTGGGCGGCTGCGGCCGCAGGCTTCCTGCTCAGCAACGACCTGCTGATCGTGACCGGCGCATTGGTCGGCTCGTCCGGTGCGTACCTGTCCTACATCATGTGTAAGGCGATGAACCGCTCGTTCATCTCCGTGATCGCCGGTGGTTTCGGCATCGAGGCCGCGCCCAGCGAGGATCAGGATTACGGCGAGCACACCGAGACCAATGCCGACAGCGTGGCCGAGCTGCTCAAGAACGCCAAGACCGTCGTCATCACTCCCGGCTACGGCATGGCCGTGGCGCAGGCGCAGTACGGTGTGGCCGAGCTGACCCGCGAACTCCGCAAACGCGGTGTCACGGTGCGATTCGGAATCCATCCCGTTGCCGGTCGCCTGCCAGGACATATGAACGTGCTGCTCGCCGAGGCGAAGGTCCCCTACGACATCGTGCTCGAGATGGATGAGATCAACGATGATTTCGCCGACACCGACGTGGTGCTGGTGATCGGAGCCAACGACACCGTGAACCCGGCAGCGGCCGAGGATCCGAACAGCCCGATCGCGGGCATGCCGGTGCTCACGGTGTGGGAGGCCGAGAACGTGATCGTGTTCAAGCGGTCGATGGCGTCCGGCTATGCCGGGGTGCAGAACCCGCTGTTCTTCCGCACCAACTCGGCGATGCTGTTCGGAGACGCCAAGGACCGCGTGCAGGACATCCTCGCCGCGATCAACTGATCGAACCGAGAGGGCCCGGCACCGTCGAACGACGGTGCCGGGCCCTTATCGTGGTCGGTATCGGCTACGCCCACGCCTGTTCGATCGTCACGTCGCCGTCGGTGAAAGGCAGGTCCTTGCCGATGGTGTCCGGGCGATCCAGCGCCGACGCCGCGACCAGTGCCACGTTCGCCCGCGAGGTACCCGGGTTGTCGGCGGCGCGCTCGGCCGCCGGATCGACCCGGCCCGAAGGCTCGTCGAGCGTGAGGCGGCCGGGCATCAGTACGGTCCAATCCAAGTCCGAGGCGCGCACCGCCACATCGGCAGCGGCCTTGGCTTCCGCGTAGTGGAAGAACGGATCAGACTCGGGCACACCGTGATCGGGCGCCGCACCCAGATAGGAGACCATCAGGTAGCGGCGCACGCCCGCCTGCTCGGCGGCCTGCACCGACCGGATCGCGGCATCCCGGTCCACGGCGTAGGTCCGGTCCGGGTTCCCTCCGCCTGCGCCGGCGGAGAAGACCACGGCGTCGTTGCCCGCCAACGCGTTCGCGATCTCGTCGCGCGAGGCGTTCTCCACGTCGAGCACCAGCGGGGTGGCGCCCGTGGCGGTCACATCGGGGGCGTGTTCGGGGTTGCGTATCCAGGAGGTCACCTGGTCGCCGCGGGCGCTGAGCACCTGCGCCAGGAGGAGAGCCACCTTGCCGTGTCCGCCGATGATCGCGATCCGTGCCATGGACCCACGGTACGTCCGGAGCGCGGTGCGTGCACCAGCGGGCGTCATCCGCCGAGCGGCAGCGTCGCCAGGCGCGCGGCCAGAACCAGGAGCAGCACTCCGATGCCGGCGTTGAGCGCACGCCACACCGCGGGCCTGCCGAGGGTGCCGGCGAGGCGCCGCGCACCGAATCCGAGGAGACCGAACCAGGCGATGCTGGCGATCACCGCACCGGCGGCGAACCACCAGCGGTCGGTGCCGTACCGCGTCGATGCCGACCCCAGAAGGAGCACCGTATCGAGATAGACGTGAGGGTTGAGCCAGGTCAGCGCGAGTGCGGCGGTGATCACGGCCGCGACCGATCCCGCGGTGTTCCCGCCGGCGGTGAGCCCGTCCGCGCGGCGCGCAGCCCACAGTGATCGCAGCCCGTACCCGATGAGCACCACCGTTCCGGCCCACTTCACCGCCTCCAGCACCGCCGGTCTCCCTGAGACGGCCGCGCCCAGGCCGGCGACGCCCGCGCAGATCAGTGCGACGTCGGAGGCGATGCACACCGCCACCACCGGTGCGATCCCGCGCCCGCGCACGCCCACCTGGAGGATGTAGGCGTTCTGCGCGCCGATGGCCACGATCAGTGAGAGGCCGAGGCCGAGGCCGGCGAGGAGGGCGGAGGTCATGGCGATGACGGTAGGCCCGGAACAGACATAAGTACCAATACTCATATCTGTTGACCCATTAGAATCGATTGATGTTGAGCGGTCAGCACCTGACGACCTTGGTCGCGGTGGTCGAGGAACAGAGCTTCGGTGCGGCGGCCGCGCGGCTCGGGATCACTCAGTCGGCGGTGAGTCAACGGATTCGTGCCTTGGAGCAGCGTGTCGGGCACGTAGTGGTCACCCGTGAGGGGCCGTGCCGACCCACTGACCAGGGCAGCGTCCTGCTCGGATTGGCCCGGGGTGTTGCCACGCTGGAGGCCGAGGCGCTCGGCCGGCTCGCCGACGGCGCCGGGCCGGCCCCGGTGCTCGACGTGGGCGTGAACGCCGACTCACTGGCCACCTGGTTCGGTTCCGTGATCGCGGCGGCT includes:
- a CDS encoding LysE/ArgO family amino acid transporter — translated: MTSALLAGLGLGLSLIVAIGAQNAYILQVGVRGRGIAPVVAVCIASDVALICAGVAGLGAAVSGRPAVLEAVKWAGTVVLIGYGLRSLWAARRADGLTAGGNTAGSVAAVITAALALTWLNPHVYLDTVLLLGSASTRYGTDRWWFAAGAVIASIAWFGLLGFGARRLAGTLGRPAVWRALNAGIGVLLLVLAARLATLPLGG
- a CDS encoding SDR family oxidoreductase, which translates into the protein MARIAIIGGHGKVALLLAQVLSARGDQVTSWIRNPEHAPDVTATGATPLVLDVENASRDEIANALAGNDAVVFSAGAGGGNPDRTYAVDRDAAIRSVQAAEQAGVRRYLMVSYLGAAPDHGVPESDPFFHYAEAKAAADVAVRASDLDWTVLMPGRLTLDEPSGRVDPAAERAADNPGTSRANVALVAASALDRPDTIGKDLPFTDGDVTIEQAWA
- the pntB gene encoding Re/Si-specific NAD(P)(+) transhydrogenase subunit beta, which produces MSVESIATAAYLVAALLFILSLAGLSKHESARTGWLYGVIGMVIAIAATVALALNKSEVAGTATVILVVTALIGAAIGLYRARVVQMTGMPELIALLHSFVGLAAVLVGWASYLEVERGWIPGEAAHYTGGLLKIHHAEVFIGVFIGAVTFTGSIVAYLKLSAKMKSAPLVLPGKNYINIGALVLFAVFTVWFVIDQQLWLLIAVTVIALLLGWHLVASIGGGDMPVVVSMLNSYSGWAAAAAGFLLSNDLLIVTGALVGSSGAYLSYIMCKAMNRSFISVIAGGFGIEAAPSEDQDYGEHTETNADSVAELLKNAKTVVITPGYGMAVAQAQYGVAELTRELRKRGVTVRFGIHPVAGRLPGHMNVLLAEAKVPYDIVLEMDEINDDFADTDVVLVIGANDTVNPAAAEDPNSPIAGMPVLTVWEAENVIVFKRSMASGYAGVQNPLFFRTNSAMLFGDAKDRVQDILAAIN